The nucleotide window GCTGTTGATCAACATAACGAAGACGTGGAATCCCTTCTTGTTCCCCAAGGCACCTCTGTATCACTTGAATTTGTCCACTGATTGCATCGCGNNNNNNNNNNNNNNNNNNNNNNNNNNNNNNNNNNNNNNNNNNNNNNNNNNNNNNNNNNNNNNNNNNACCATGTCGAAAGATGACACCACAATCTGCATCTGATGACAGTACTGTCTGTATTTCTTATCCACCTAATTCAACCATATCACAAATTAAACACTATTATATGATATGATCCAACAATTACCAAGGATATTTAATTTACCTCATCCAACAAGGTCAGAAGCTTTGTCTTCTTTTCTAATAAACTCTGGCGTTCTTCGGCTGATAATTCATTAGGAGGTTTGACATTATTTTGCAGAGATTGACTGTTACATTTTCCATCAGAATCCTTGGAGCCACCATCAATGCCATTATTgaacttttcttgtttctccattCCAGGTTGCTTCAACAAAGCCTTTCGGACACCAACTATTTCATCAAGTAACTCCTGTGCTGCCTTAAGATAGTGTGAGTTCAATACACCGTTTGAGAATGATCCTTGAATGCATGGATCAGAGTTATTGGAATTGTACAAACCCTCTCTTTTGGCACTTTCATGAAAGCCTCCAGAAGATAAAGATACCATGCATTCAGCAGCAGCAGTAGTTCCATCATACTGGTATTGAAAGGAAGAAACAGATGTACCTAGACTAAGAGATAACCCTTGGCCATGTACATTTTGTTCACCTCCTACAAAAGAATTACATGCTGGATCAACCATGTTTGGTGCTCCAACGGATCCATTATTGTTGTAGTTATGAGACAATAAAGGATTCCCAGACAACATCTCAGCATAGGATCCTGAAGAGAATGCTTGGTTGGGATACATTTCTATAGATTTCGAGAACTGCTCAACTGCAGTAAAGTTTTTTGAGCCACGcacacaaaattaataaaatagaaattaccGTATActcaaaggaaaagaaaacgTTGTCATAAAGCAAACGTGGTCGTCACTACTGTTAGGCTAATGTTCAACACTGTTGttgtatatattaattttcCATTATGTTGCATTGGTTTGAGGATATACAGGAACTACATACTATATAGTATAgtacatatttatattttatttacgtTTTCAAAGCACAAAAGGGTCAACACATCCACCATATATTAAGCTTATGCAAAGATGGAATTCACAAACACCAACATagctaagaaaaaataaaccaaaTCTGAAACGAAACAAATCGAAATCCCCATAATTCAACACTTGGAACTAACCACTCTGCATAGATTAATTAAGTAAATAGCTCAAAGATCTCTTACAAAGTCCAAGCGAAAGAAAAATCTAAGCTGGTTATAAGCACCTTATTCATTGGTTCTAATATACACTAAGTTCTAACTTTTGCTTTATTGTAATCATGAAATCCCACTGTGTGAGAACAACACGCACTTTGAGCTAGCATAATGAACAGAAGAAAACAGTGGATAAGGATAAACTCATAAAAGTGAAATACCTGAAAGAAAGTGGTGGGTACTCAGTGCAAGGAAGCTAAGGTAGGGAGTAATAAGAGTGAAAAACGGAAAACTAACCAGTAAAGAAAGAAGATTAAAGGAAAGAAGGGGAGAGAGCCTAAGTGAGAAAGAGATgtggagaaacaagaaatggaggagacaaaattaaaacaaaaacaaaaaaccttAGTGTGAGGAAGGGCAGACATATGGCAATCCCAAGAGAGATACTTGAAACGAAGAGCCACAACTACTTCCTTTTCATTGGAACAACGGCACCAACCAATCCAAACATatcattattatattttcatttttaaatcattaaaaaaataacaccgCACCCATGACTTGTTTGCTTCCTTGATTGCTTGCGGATGTTAACACCAActaccctctctctctctctctctctctctcttttctcttaacgtgaaaatatataaaaagttaaaaaagttAAGAAATTATGGTATTGGTAAAAAggaataaataattagtaaattttaACGTCAATCATTATCGAGTTTCTCACGTGTGACAAAAGTTATATCATAAATTGTGTCATGTTCAAGTGTgtgtatatgtgtgtgtgtggttGTTTGCTTACAAGGGTTCAAGGCATAACCACCAGTTGGTGGACCTGTAGCTTGGTGTAACACCTCCCCTCCCTCCTTTAAAACTTAACGCataaatcttaattaattatgaataaATTAACAATCATATTGCTATCCCTTTCTCCATCCCCATGCGTTGAATTTGAATTGATCATCCATTACAGAATTGAAGAAGAACTGAACAACCGTGATCAAGATTCACGAATGTGTGAGGCACAGACTATAtactatataatttaatttggaaattaaatttataatgtttTTGTATGAATAAAAAGGAGAGAATATCAAGGTTGGCCGGATTGGGTATTAAGGAGTAGGTGAAAGTGACAAATTCACGCGTCGACGTGTACGCTTCATGTCCTCTTCTAATTGGAACCCACCACATCATCATCTTTCTCTCTGTGAATgataatttgagaaaaaaacTTAAACGATttctaataattattttaaaaaataataaaattttcaaaaaaaaaaatcggtctctaatatttatttttatagaacTGATTAACtcttttgttaatattttttattattgacacAAAGCctaatcaattttataaaattaaagatcaaaaactaaaaaaaataattgttttttgTTGAAAAACTCGTAATCTCTTCTAAAAAATTATCACAGAGACTACACTGGATATTGactttatatttttgaatagtTAATATTAACTTGTATTTGATTAATGGCGTGTGCATATATATTCATGTAAATGACTTACGAGgatcaaatttgaaaaggaaatacaCTTAGACGCTATTAAATGGCAAAAGACTTTTGAactaaaaaattgttttattggAGAAATAGTCAAGCATCAATAGGAAAGAATATTTCATTTCTgagaaattttcttttctctatcTTCTGTCATCTTCCCCGGCCAtactattttttcataaatacttTATTTTGTCTTCTTGCATCCTTGTGATTCATTTGACTTTCGGGGTAAGAGAAAATTGTTGtgtcaatttttcttaaaataaaaacaaaaagaagaaaaagaaaaacaactgtCAAGATGATTTATGTATGATACAAGTAGCAATGATATTTGGATAAAGAAAATTATACATTACTATGagctttcatttctttttctagCTTTGTAATTAACATTGCTGAATGTTAACAGAGGTATTTGATCCCATATTTCTAATTAGCTTCCTCATGAAGTGGACCTAGGCACCTAGCTAGTCAGGTAGGTTCCTCTTCCACACTAGTTTAGAGAATCCAATACCTTTCGACCACAAGACATGtacaatagtaataataatatacgatatataaatattttagaatatcCTAAAAAGTcttaaaatatcttaaaaaaattttagaagacTCTGAAATGTCACGGTAAATTTTAGAAGGTTAGATTTAACTGtatttatatagtttttttagAGTATTTGAGAATGTTCTAGATAGTTCTGGAACGTTCTAAAATGTCCTAGAAGGTCCCGGAATAACCTAGAAAGTTCTAGAAGACTCTGGAATGTCATAGAgtattctagaagagtgtgGATGTATATAGGAGTACGAAGAGTAGTATGGAACAATCTAGAAGTATTTAGAGAAATATGGAAAGATAGATATTTGTAATGAAGGTTCTAGATGATTAATCTAGaccgttgattagatttaatccaaaccatccattgaggaggtggatggctataaatagggaGTGAGAGTTAATGTGAGAATCATGTGTAAATCATTTGTAACAAATATTtgagcaataaagtgttcttccaccaaagcttccttgttctcttgtattcttagctttcttgctaagtattgagggttaggctgacttggtcttaACTCAAAAGGTTGAGTAAGTCCGCTGGCATGgtagcgttggagtgtgtccaaggccGTGACAACTTGGCATCAGAGCAAGGTTCGAGAGGGAGCACAAGTGGTTTGTGGGTATGACTTCTAGTGTAACCATGGAGCATGTTGAGTCTCAAAGGGAAAGGAATGATATTCCTTCTCAATGGGGAGGCAAGAAGGTTCGTTCTTCAAGTGAGCTTAGAGGTAAGGACTCTAACTTCTTAGAAGAGAGAGTTTCTGTGTTGGAGAATATTCTATCCTCTATGGATGAGCGT belongs to Arachis duranensis cultivar V14167 chromosome 8, aradu.V14167.gnm2.J7QH, whole genome shotgun sequence and includes:
- the LOC107459983 gene encoding BEL1-like homeodomain protein 3 (The sequence of the model RefSeq protein was modified relative to this genomic sequence to represent the inferred CDS: added 35 bases not found in genome assembly), whose product is MYPNQAFSSGSYAEMLSGNPLLSHNYNNNGSVGAPNMVDPACNSFVGGEQNVHGQGLSLSLGTSVSSFQYQYDGTTAAAECMVSLSSGGFHESAKREGLYNSNNSDPCIQGSFSNGVLNSHYLKAAQELLDEIVGVRKALLKQPGMEKQEKFNNGIDGGSKDSDGKCNSQSLQNNVKPPNELSAEERQSLLEKKTKLLTLLDEVDKKYRQYCHQMQIVVSSFDMVAGCGAAEPYTW